The following proteins come from a genomic window of Lolium rigidum isolate FL_2022 chromosome 5, APGP_CSIRO_Lrig_0.1, whole genome shotgun sequence:
- the LOC124653950 gene encoding uncharacterized protein LOC124653950, giving the protein MGLLELKRLMATQRHRRQIQARDGSIASRVKRKGSPCERNSVLDESIASRAKRKGLPCQKDFSPQGASWYKTKGLPCAQGFVADGSVVSLADRKSSSCQQCGSSQSCEVYVYSGPSLPEDIWRYIHSLMSMRDAARAACISRAFRCSWRYHPNLVFSKKTLGLNGKTCGNDKPARDYASIVDHILKNHSGTGVKKLKFWNAPHYTEEDRYYLDSWLEMAVKPGIEEFTFSLESKSYSYNFPCPLISDGNGELIRDLQLHFCVFVPTVGFGCFRSLTSLDMFKVRITGNDLERILSNSFALERLLLRYCIGLLYVKMPSLLERLSYLKVLSCSKLQVIESRAPNLSSFIFQGTHQAQLSLGESSQLKYLYISFLGAVHYTRAELASSMPYLETAFIYSSREMVNTPIESSRFLHLKHLSITITEVNSSPSYDYCSLVSFFDASPSLETFYLDVPQQHKKHVTVFGDSSELRQLPKRNHEKLREVKILGFSPVKSLVELTCHILGSATSLECLTLDTKRHGLPGCSVNKVGRCTSMERDMISEAQRALSAVQVYIKPKVPSTVKLHALGPCSRFHGIGVTHESMWGIKPKVPSAVKLHALEPCSTYEAMWAMLYGPNFHAMAGLSQDTLEAPARQT; this is encoded by the exons ATGGGCTTACTGGAGCTGAAGCGGCTCATGGCCACGCAGCGGCACCGGCGCCAAATCCAAGCCCGTG ATGGATCAATTGCTTCGCGGGTTAAAAGAAAGGGCTCGCCCTGTGAACGAAACTCTGTTTTGGATGAATCTATTGCTTCACGGGCTAAAAGAAAGGGCTTGCCATGCCAGAAAGATTTTAGTCCTCAGGGTGCTTCATGGTATAAAACGAAGGGCTTGCCCTGCGCACAAGGCTTTGTTGCAGATGGTTCAGTTGTTTCGCTGGCTGATAGAAAGAGCTCGTCCTGCCAACAATGCGGTAGTTCTCAGAGTTGTGAAGTATATGTGTATTCGGGGCCAAGCCTTCCAGAG GACATCTGGCGTTATATACACTCCCTAATGTCAATGCGAGATGCTGCAAGAGCTGCCTGCATCTCGCGCGCATTTCGTTGTTCCTGGAGATATCACCCTAACCTCGTTTTCAGTAAGAAAACATTGGGCTTGAATGGAAAGACATGTGGAAATGATAAACCGGCAAGAGATTACGCCAGTATAGTGGACCACATTCTGAAAAATCACTCAGGCACTGGTGTGAAGAAACTCAAGTTTTGGAACGCTCCCCATTATACTGAAGAGGACCGTTATTATCTTGACAGTTGGCTTGAGATGGCTGTTAAACCAGGAATTGAAGAATTCACCTTCAGTCTAGAATCTAAAAGTTACAGTTACAACTTCCCATGCCCACTTATATCGGATGGGAATGGAGAGTTGATTCGGGATCTTCAACTTCACTTTTGTGTCTTTGTTCCCACGGTTGGGTTTGGTTGCTTCAGGAGCCTGACAAGCTTAGATATGTTTAAAGTGCGTATTACAGGGAATGACTTAGAGCGCATACTTTCCAATTCTTTTGCTTTGGAGCGGTTGCTACTCAGGTATTGCATTGGATTACTGTATGTGAAGATGCCTTCTCTTCTTGAGCGGCTTAGCTACCTGAAGGTGCTTTCTTGCAGCAAGCTGCAAGTAATAGAGAGCAGAGCTCCAAATCTATCCAGTTTTATCTTTCAGGGTACCCATCAGGCACAACTCTCACTTGGAGAATCATCGCAACTGAAGTACCTATACATCAGCTTTTTGGGTGCTGTTCATTATACTCGTGCTGAGCTTGCATCCAGCATGCCATATCTGGAAACTGCGTTCATATATTCAAGCAGGGAG ATGGTCAACACACCAATTGAATCTAGCAGATTTCTCCACCTCAAGCATTTGAGTATCACTATCACAGAAGTGAACTCTTCTCCGAGCTACGATTATTGTTCTCTGGTTTCTTTCTTTGATGCTTCCCCTTCCTTGGAGACTTTCTACTTGGAT GTACCGCAACAACACAAGAAACATGTCACAGTTTTTGGAGATTCCTCAGAGCTGCGGCAGTTGCCAAAACGCAACCATGAGAAGCTCAGGGAAGTGAAGATCCTTGGTTTCTCCCCTGTGAAGAGCTTGGTTGAGCTAACGTGTCATATTCTTGGCAGTGCAACATCACTCGAGTGTCTTACATTGGACACAAAAAGACATGGTTTGCCTGGGTGTTCTGTCAACAAAGTTGGCAGATGCACCTCCATGGAAAGGGATATGATCTCAGAAGCCCAGAGAGCACTCAGTGCTGTCCAAGTATACATCAAGCCAAAAGTTCCCTCCACAGTTAAGTTACATGCTTTGGGACCTTGCAGTCGATTCCATGGTATTGGGGTTACTCACGAAAGCATGTGGGGTATCAAGCCGAAAGTTCCCTCCGCAGTTAAGTTGCATGCTTTGGAACCTTGCAGTACTTATGAAGCCATGTGGGCCATGTTATATGGCCCCAACTTTCATGCCATGGCTGGGCTCAGTCAAGACACCCTTGAAGCTCCAGCTCGTCAAACCTAA
- the LOC124656012 gene encoding uncharacterized protein LOC124656012, producing MADAPRDRRRRGRAPGAASAAAAEDDGEEHHLNPFLSDEAPSSSRIQFRNVASRARWVEEAGEAEVLDSKGKLWLTTGVTRDGKLYYNVEEIGFLAERGALVLLDDEDETIGLEEIYKKIAGGNYGCSWDAFQAYKHLKVLGYIVGRYGVPWTTKHSGTCEVTDSPKSMADTERCSDGANGACNDITKFLKEMHVDGIYPSFEVHLPNSKFKKSCPGVPTFLLCLLRDKPPSRDELEAVENKFEGIPLKFCQVDNGRISFLTFDNVTLPSLP from the exons ATGGCGGACGCGCCGCGCGACCGGCGGCGAAGGGGCCGCGCTCCCGGGGCTgcctccgcggcggccgcggaAGACGACGGGGAGGAGCACCACCTCAACCCCTTCCTCTCCGACGAGGCGCCCTCGTCCTCGAGGATCCAGTTCAG GAACGTGGCGTCGCGGGCGCGGTGGGTAGAGGAGGCCGGCGAGGCGGAGGTGCTCGACAGCAAAGGGAAGCTCTGGCTGACCACGGGTGTCACCAGGGACGGCAAGCTCTACTACAACGTCGAGGAGATCGG CTTCTTGGCAGAAAGAGGAGCGCTGGTTCTTCTTGATGATGAGGATGAAACGATAGGACTGGAGGAAATCTATAAAAAGATTGCTGGAGGAAATTACGGGTGCTCCTGGGATGCCTTCCAAGCTTACAAGCACTTGAAGGTGCTTGGCTACATCGTTGGACGGTATGGTGTACCCTGGACAACGAAGCATAGTGGCACTTGTGAAGTCACCGATTCTCCCAAGAGTATGGCTGACACTGAACGTTGCTCGGATGGAGCCAATGGTGCCTGCAATGACATCACCAAATTTCTCAAAGAAATGCATGTAGATGGGATATATCCATCCTTTGAAGTTCATCTACCGAACAGCAAATTTAAAAAGTCATGCCCGGGAGTTCCTACTTTCCTCCTATGTCTGCTAAG AGACAAGCCACCCTCAAGGGATGAACTGGAAGCCGTGGAGAACAAGTTTGAGGGTATTCCTCTTAAATTCTGTCAAGTTGATAATGGACGTATCAGCTTTCTCACCTTCGACAATGTTACGCTTCCTAGTTTGCCCTGA
- the LOC124654002 gene encoding E3 ubiquitin-protein ligase RNF4-like — translation MSTVNGVRRVCRRHSQDESADKVVVNLVSPAPGVASRRGVSTTHSGARTSPIDVEALDDEVQVVSASQVPPRRRNPKIRRQPVTVVDLEVHATREGNKRQKASAVINISPETGEGSSLQSNKAVKTRKEPAKVAPKEPIFTCPVCWNKLEEPATTMCGHIFCTSCIKQAIQVQKKCPTCRKYLKINNFHRIYLPNTAG, via the exons ATGAGTACTGTCAACGGCGTACGACGTGTCTGCAGAAGGCACTCACAAGATGAGTCTGCTGATAAGGTCGTTGTGAACTTGGTGTCCCCAGCCCCAGGGGTGGCCAGCAGGCGTGGGGTATCCACCACTCACAGCGGCGCACGCACCTCGCCTATCGATGTGGAAGCTCTGGACGACGAAGTGCAGGTCGTATCGGCTTCACAAGTGCCTCCTCGG AGGAGGAATCCGAAAATTAGGAGACAGCCCGTGACAGTAGTTGATCTAGAGGTACATGCCACCCGTGAAG GGAACAAACGTCAAAAAGCTTCGGCTGTGATAAACATCTCTCCAGAAACAGGGGAAGGGTCCAGCTTGCAG TCAAACAAAGCTGTGAAAACTAGAAAAGAGCCTGCTAAAGTGGCTCCAAAGGAACCAATCTTTACCTGCCCAGTGTGTTGGAACAAGTTGGAGGAGCCTGCCACAACAATGTGTGGCCATATCTTCTGCACGAGCTGCATCAAGCAAGCCATCCAGGTCCAAAAGAAATGCCCCACTTGCCGGAAGTACTTGAAGATAAACAACTTCCATCGTATTTACCTTCCTAACACTGCTGGATAA